Proteins from one Gibbsiella quercinecans genomic window:
- a CDS encoding YciY family protein → MRHSRNEVGRWRMLRQQQRRRHRWLERQSCSNRHILRVRHRLDGQHRRSLLFAVACEW, encoded by the coding sequence ATGAGACACAGTCGTAATGAAGTGGGCCGTTGGCGTATGCTGCGCCAGCAGCAGCGCCGCCGCCATCGTTGGCTGGAGCGCCAGTCGTGCAGTAACCGCCATATTCTGCGGGTGCGGCATCGGCTGGACGGGCAGCATCGCCGGTCGTTGCTGTTCGCGGTTGCCTGCGAGTGGTAG